CTTAACGATGCAGGACACGACCCCAAACTGTATATATTTATGTAACTTGAAATTAGATTAAAACTTTTCTACATGAAGCAGCTGCCTCTAAATCTTGATGCTGAATGGAAAAATCCTTACACAGAATAATATGGTCACTTCAGATGAACCTGTATGTCTCAATTTCGTACAACATATGTGTGTATTGAAGAcgtgttttctatatataatgTAACCACAAAAAAGTTACCCTTAAAAGTCTCTAGATACCACCAAATATTATATGGATAAGATTTCGGATAAATAAAATATGGCCATGATAATTTGGTGGCTCTTAATGATGGTTGATGATTTTCTTCTATGATCCCCTTACCTAACAAGCAACAGGTACTTCCTTACATAACTGCAAGCAACAGGTACTTCCTCTCCTTACATAACTCTACAAGCAACAGGTACTTCCTCACATAACTACAAGCAACAGgtacttcctccccttacctaacTGTACAAGCAACAGGTACTTCCTCCCCTTACATAACTCTACAAGCAACAGgtacttcctccccttacctaacTCTACAAGCAACAGGTACTTCCTCCCCTCACATAACTACAAGCAACAGGTACTTCCTCCCCTTACATAACTCTACAAGCAACAGGGACTTCCTCCCCTTACATAACTCTACAAGCAAAAGgtacttcctccccttacctaacTCTACAAGCAACAGgtacttcctctccttacctaactCAACAAGCAAAAGGTACTTCCTCTCCTTACATAACTACAAGCAACAGgtacttcctccccttacctaacTCTACAAGCAACAGgtacttcctctccttacctaactCTACAAGCAACAGGTACTTCCTCTCCTTACATAACTCTACAAGCAACAGgtacttcctccccttacctaacTCTACAAGCAACAGgtacttcctccccttacctaacTCTACAAGCAACAGGTACTTCCTCCCCTTACATAACTCTACAAGCAACAGGTACTTCCTCCCCTTACATAACTCTACAAGCAACAGGTACTTCCTCCCCTTACATAACTCTACAAGCAACAGgtacttcctccccttacctaacTCTACAAGCAACAGgtacttcctctccttacctaactCTACAAGCAACAGgtacttcctctccttacctaactCTACAAGCAACAGGTACTTCCTCACATAACTGTACAAGCAACAGgtacttcctctcccttacctaacTGTACAGGCAACAGGTACTTCCTCACATAACTGTACAAGCAACAGGGACTTCCTCTCCTTACATAACTCTACAAGCAACAGgtacttcctctccttacctaactCTACAAGCAACAGGTACTTCCTCCCCTTACATAACTCTACAAGCAACAGGTACTTCCTCCCCTTACATAACTCTACAAGCAACAGGTACTTCCTCCCCTTACATAACTCTACAAGCAACAGgtacttcctctccttacctaactCTACAAGCAACAGGTACTTCCTCTCCTTACATAACTGTACAAGCAACAGgtacttcctctccttacctaactACAAGCAACAGGTACTTCCTCCCCTTACATAACTCTACAAGCAACAGgtacttcctccccttacctaacTCTACAAGCAACAGgtacttcctccccttacctaacTACAAGCAACAGGTACTTCCTCCCCTTACATAACTCTACAAGCAACAGgtacttcctctccttacctaactCTACAAGCAACAGGTACTTCCTCCCCTTACATAACTCTACAAGCAACAGGTACTTCCTCCCCTTACATAACTCTACAAGCAACAGGTACTTCCTCCCCTTACATAACTCTACAAGCAACAGGTACTTCCTCTCCTTACATAACTCTACAAGCAACAGGTACTTCCTCTCCTTATATAACTCTACAAGCAACAGGTACTTCCTCTCCTTATATAACTCTACAAGCAACAGGTACTTCCTCCCCTTACATAACTCTACAAGGATACGTTACTTCCTCACATAACTCTACAAGCAACAGGTACTTCCTCCCCTTACATAACTCTACAAGCAACAGGTACTTCCTCCCCTTACATAACTCTACAAGCAACAGGTACTTCCTCCCCTTACATAACTCTACAAGCAACAGGTACTTCCTCCCCTTACATAACTACAAGCAACAGGTACTTCCTCCCCTTACATAACTCTACAAGCAACAGGTACTTCCTCCCCTTACATAACTCATACAAGCAACAGGTACTTCCTCCCCTTACATAACTCTACAAGCAACAGGTACTTCCTCCAACATGTATTTGGAAATGTGGCTACAACAACATAATGGTTTTGTATTATTAAAATCCCGAGGTCAATGTGTTGGATATGGAAAATGCATTGCCGTAAAATACCCCAAAGTTTCCCTAATAACTGTCTAATTAAACTACTTAAAGGCGCGATTTACCCAACAGTGGAAGCCTTGGCATTATAGACGGGTGCTGCGTCTACCCACGACGGACAAGACCAAGCCTGCATGAATTTATTAATGTACacaagttagcggaggaggaaccaCACTTAGCGGAAGCCTAGTGACCTGTTCTCAAAGTTAGCGGAAACGCCGATCAGCTAACAAAAGACCTAGCTTCTCTAAATAGTGGTTAGTgaattagcggaaccgtgcccatcACTGGTTCATGGTAAGGCAGAGGTGATACACACTAGGCTAATGACCAGAGGCGAGAGTGTTGGTGGTATATGTTCACCCCAAAGGCAAGGGGTTGTAAGGAGATGCTGACGGCCAGGGCAAAACACCTATTAAAAGTGATGGTTTTGTTTATGCTCAATGTCTTTGTTCACCAATAAATAGAATATAATGAATAAATCCTTAATATACGacacagaaaatatatataatcaaaatTGCTAAGGCCTTTACATTTGCTTGTCTAAAACCAAATTGTGTAGTACAGGTGTGATGTAGGATCTGTGAGGTTCCTTAAAGCATTTTACTGAAGTGAGAAATAACACAATGAGATTCTTCAGTCGCTGTGTCAAGAGAAGTCTCCGTGTTTCATTTTAAAACTAAGCTAAACACATCTCAAACAGCTTATGCATAAAAGGTATATATTATGATTTACAACTTACAAGAACTGTAGAAAATTACAAAATATAAACATTGGTATCACACGAAATCACGACATTTGATGCAGCAGCCAAATATATGACAACATAATTCTTGGTATCGACACAGAAATCCTCTTATAAAGTAAAGTACAGGACAGACGTTAACCAAATTTTGTACCGAATTATTCCTGCAAGATGTACCAAACCTGCGGCCACAAGGTTGGGGCATTGATTCTACGGGGAAAATGGTACTTGGGGCATTGATTCTATGGGAAAAATGGTAGTTGGGGCATTGAATCTACAGGAAAAATGGTAGTTGGggcatatgctggagagagacagaaggggaaggaattataggagaagggaacagttggaaagtttggtttagtcggcgcaacatctgtggtcatatgccggagagagacaggaggggaaggaattataggagaagggaacagttggaaagtttggtttagtcggcgcaacatctgtggtcatatgccggagagacaggaggaaggaattataggagaagggaacagttggaaagtttagtttagtcggcgcaacatctgtggtcatatgtc
This genomic window from Eriocheir sinensis breed Jianghai 21 chromosome 23, ASM2467909v1, whole genome shotgun sequence contains:
- the LOC127002547 gene encoding uncharacterized protein LOC127002547 produces the protein MSNRYFLPLHNSTSNRYFLSLHNSTSNRYFLPLHNSTSNRYFLPLHNSTSNRYFLPLPNSTSNRYFLSLPNSTSNRDFLSLHNSTSNRYFLSLPNSTSNRYFLPLHNSTSNRYFLPLHNSTSNRYFLPLHNSTSNRYFLSLPNSTSNRYFLPLHNSTSNRYFLPLPNSTSNRYFLPLHNSTSNRYFLSLPNSTSNRYFLPLHNSTSNRYFLPLHNSTSNRYFLPLHNSTSNRYFLSLHNSTSNRYFLPLHNSTSNRYFLPLHNSTSNRYFLPLHNSTSNRYFLPLHNSTSNRYFLQHVFGNVATTT